From Myxococcales bacterium, the proteins below share one genomic window:
- a CDS encoding methionine adenosyltransferase: MTRYQFTSESVTEGHPDKLCDHVSDAVLDAILTQDPKARVACETLAKTGMVVLAGEITTTARIDYPTLVRKTVADIGYVSSEMGFDAHTCAILTAVEQQSPDISQGVSEGEGMHKEQGAGDQGLMFGFAVNETPELMPAPIAYAHQLARTLTQVRKSKKVDFLRPDGKTQVTLEYENGKPVRIDAVVVSTQHSESVKHKALKEAVMELVIKKTLPAKLLDNKTKYHVNPTGRFVVGGPMGDCGLTGRKIIVDTYGGMGRHGGGAFSGKDPSKVDRSACYYARYVAKNVVAAGLADKCEVQIAYAIGVAKPVGVHVNTFGTGKVEDEKLEKYILEKFDMRPKALIDELKLLRPIYLPTAGYGHFGRKEFPWESTARAAKMADDLLPKAPKPKTNGSAKKGKGSAHASA, from the coding sequence ATGACACGTTATCAGTTCACCTCCGAGTCGGTCACCGAGGGGCACCCGGACAAGCTTTGCGATCACGTCTCGGACGCCGTCCTCGACGCGATCCTCACGCAAGACCCGAAGGCTCGCGTCGCGTGCGAGACGCTCGCCAAGACGGGCATGGTGGTCCTCGCCGGTGAGATCACGACGACGGCGCGCATCGACTACCCGACGCTCGTCCGCAAGACCGTCGCCGACATCGGCTACGTGAGCTCGGAGATGGGCTTCGACGCGCACACCTGCGCGATCCTGACGGCCGTCGAGCAGCAGAGCCCCGACATCTCGCAGGGTGTCAGCGAGGGCGAGGGCATGCACAAGGAGCAGGGCGCCGGCGACCAGGGCCTCATGTTCGGCTTCGCCGTCAACGAGACGCCCGAGCTCATGCCCGCGCCGATCGCGTACGCGCACCAGCTCGCCCGCACGCTCACCCAGGTCCGCAAGTCGAAGAAGGTCGACTTCCTCCGCCCCGACGGCAAGACCCAGGTCACGCTCGAGTACGAGAACGGCAAGCCGGTCCGCATCGACGCGGTCGTCGTCTCGACGCAGCACTCGGAGAGCGTCAAGCACAAGGCCCTCAAAGAGGCCGTCATGGAGCTCGTCATCAAGAAGACGCTCCCGGCGAAGCTCCTCGACAACAAGACCAAGTACCACGTGAACCCCACGGGTCGCTTCGTCGTCGGCGGCCCCATGGGCGACTGCGGCCTCACGGGCCGTAAGATCATCGTCGACACGTACGGCGGCATGGGTCGCCACGGCGGCGGCGCCTTCTCGGGCAAAGACCCGTCGAAGGTCGACCGCTCGGCCTGCTACTACGCGCGCTACGTCGCGAAGAACGTCGTCGCGGCGGGCCTCGCCGACAAGTGCGAGGTCCAGATCGCGTACGCGATCGGTGTCGCGAAGCCCGTCGGCGTCCACGTGAACACGTTCGGCACCGGCAAGGTCGAGGACGAGAAGCTCGAGAAGTACATCCTCGAGAAGTTCGACATGCGCCCGAAGGCGCTCATCGACGAGCTCAAGCTCCTCCGCCCGATCTACCTCCCGACGGCCGGCTACGGTCACTTCGGCCGCAAGGAGTTCCCCTGGGAGAGCACCGCGCGCGCCGCCAAGATGGCCGACGACCTCCTCCCGAAGGCCCCCAAGCCGAAGACGAACGGCTCCGCCAAGAAGGGCAAAGGCTCGGCGCACGCGTCGGCCTGA
- a CDS encoding class I SAM-dependent methyltransferase yields the protein MGTPWDRAADGYLETWIPRFLPYHLDLVRELSIPEGARVLVTSSGPGGNEVLAVARAVGREGRVLATDASARMVEICREQVEKAGFSDRVTCAQADAAAVPDGPYDVIVCAFGLWQVVERELTLRSWARGLKKGGKVGVVAWGPAEIDDPFEQMRELLLELEPEVATHSHRVLASRESMAKMFSESELSMVRHTVIRHSLTFATAEAFVTALRESCTWRRVWETLGDERLARVAARFYDRSGGPLAPLTFQPPATIAIAARPGDEVVLGERTVRAPGVARLVP from the coding sequence ATGGGCACACCTTGGGACCGCGCGGCGGACGGCTACCTCGAAACCTGGATCCCTCGATTTCTCCCGTACCACCTCGATCTGGTGCGCGAGCTCTCGATCCCGGAGGGCGCGCGGGTGCTCGTCACGAGCTCGGGCCCCGGTGGGAACGAGGTGCTCGCCGTGGCCCGCGCGGTCGGACGAGAGGGCCGCGTGTTGGCGACGGACGCGAGCGCGCGCATGGTCGAGATCTGCCGCGAACAGGTCGAAAAGGCGGGGTTCTCGGATCGTGTGACGTGCGCCCAAGCCGACGCGGCCGCCGTGCCCGACGGGCCCTACGACGTCATCGTGTGTGCGTTCGGCCTTTGGCAAGTCGTCGAGCGTGAGCTCACCTTGCGGTCGTGGGCGCGGGGCCTCAAGAAGGGCGGCAAGGTCGGCGTGGTCGCGTGGGGGCCGGCCGAGATCGACGACCCGTTCGAGCAAATGCGCGAGCTGCTCCTCGAGCTCGAGCCCGAGGTCGCCACCCACAGCCACCGTGTTCTCGCGAGCCGCGAGTCGATGGCGAAGATGTTCTCGGAGAGCGAGCTGTCGATGGTGCGCCACACGGTGATCCGTCACTCGCTCACGTTCGCCACCGCCGAGGCCTTCGTCACGGCGCTCCGCGAGTCGTGCACCTGGCGCCGCGTCTGGGAGACCCTCGGCGACGAGCGGCTCGCCCGCGTCGCTGCCCGGTTCTACGACAGGTCCGGCGGGCCGCTCGCGCCGCTCACGTTCCAGCCTCCGGCCACCATCGCGATCGCCGCGCGCCCGGGCGACGAGGTCGTCCTCGGCGAGCGCACGGTGCGTGCCCCGGGTGTGGCGCGCCTCGTGCCTTAA
- a CDS encoding protein kinase, with the protein MSESQQRYRVLQKLEAGGMAEVFRAESEGLQGFKKQVAIKRVLPELGKKKKFISMFLDEARLSAQLSHSNCVQVFDIGAGDGAYFIVMEFVDGANLKAIAESMRKQGREFPVHAAAFIALEICKGLSYAHEMKDDAGQPLHIVHRDMSPPNVLVTKYGEIKIVDFGLAKASSQLEKSEPGIIKGKFSYLSPEAAMGQEVDLRTDIFAVGIILWELLTQQRLFLGETDYQTVKRVQDAVIPSVSQINPRVPRELERIVNRALAKDLHARYQSARELGQDLTRFLFANGAAVGTFDIAEIVTLAIRDRERERIRAPQGSKIDKLIEEALFEFTSLREDEDPAVQAQNQPGAQPIHGGSFVDPTNWANELNLGGDIPRTPSVSIADSLPNLADGNLSALEDADIPEAPSQPKIAPHASNRGVPQVMGQQGPRPVSMPPPAQLMAAQVAPVSAPGSAPTPQPPAKKGGVGGAAIGVVVTVVIAAAVGAAYFAGAIGHH; encoded by the coding sequence ATGTCGGAATCTCAGCAGCGCTACCGCGTCCTCCAGAAGCTCGAAGCGGGCGGCATGGCCGAGGTGTTCCGGGCGGAGAGCGAGGGGCTCCAGGGCTTCAAGAAGCAGGTCGCGATCAAGCGCGTCCTCCCGGAGCTCGGCAAGAAGAAGAAGTTCATCTCGATGTTCCTCGACGAGGCGCGCCTCTCGGCGCAGCTCTCGCACTCGAACTGCGTGCAGGTGTTCGACATCGGCGCGGGCGACGGGGCCTACTTCATCGTGATGGAGTTCGTCGACGGGGCGAACCTCAAGGCCATCGCCGAGTCGATGCGCAAGCAGGGGCGCGAGTTCCCGGTGCACGCCGCGGCCTTCATCGCGCTCGAGATCTGCAAGGGTCTCTCGTACGCGCACGAAATGAAGGACGACGCGGGGCAGCCGCTCCACATCGTGCACCGCGACATGTCCCCGCCGAACGTGCTCGTCACGAAGTACGGCGAGATCAAGATCGTGGACTTCGGCCTCGCGAAGGCGAGCTCTCAGCTCGAAAAATCCGAGCCGGGCATCATCAAGGGCAAGTTCTCGTACCTCTCCCCCGAGGCCGCCATGGGCCAAGAGGTCGATCTTCGCACCGACATCTTCGCCGTCGGCATCATCTTGTGGGAGCTGCTCACGCAGCAGCGCCTCTTCCTCGGCGAGACCGACTACCAGACCGTGAAGCGCGTCCAAGACGCGGTCATCCCGAGCGTCTCGCAGATCAACCCGCGGGTGCCTCGCGAGCTCGAGCGCATCGTCAACCGCGCGCTCGCGAAGGACCTTCACGCGCGCTACCAGTCGGCCCGCGAGCTCGGGCAGGATCTCACGCGCTTTCTCTTCGCGAACGGCGCGGCGGTCGGCACGTTCGACATCGCCGAGATCGTGACGCTCGCCATCCGCGATCGCGAGCGCGAGCGGATCCGCGCGCCCCAAGGCTCCAAGATCGACAAGCTCATCGAAGAGGCCCTCTTCGAGTTCACCTCGCTCCGCGAGGACGAGGACCCCGCGGTGCAGGCTCAAAATCAGCCCGGCGCGCAGCCCATCCACGGGGGCTCGTTCGTCGACCCGACGAACTGGGCGAACGAGCTGAACCTCGGAGGCGACATCCCGCGTACGCCGAGCGTGTCCATCGCCGACTCTCTGCCGAACCTCGCCGACGGCAACCTCTCGGCCCTCGAGGACGCCGACATCCCCGAGGCCCCGTCGCAGCCCAAGATCGCGCCGCACGCGTCGAACCGCGGTGTGCCCCAGGTCATGGGACAGCAGGGGCCACGCCCGGTCTCCATGCCCCCTCCAGCGCAGCTCATGGCGGCGCAGGTCGCGCCCGTGTCGGCGCCGGGCTCCGCACCTACACCCCAACCGCCCGCGAAAAAGGGTGGAGTCGGCGGGGCCGCGATCGGCGTCGTCGTGACGGTCGTCATCGCGGCGGCGGTCGGCGCGGCGTATTTTGCCGGCGCGATCGGTCATCACTGA